TTTGCAGATGGCCCAAGTGGTATTGGAACGCATGCTGTCAACCAGggctattccatttattttctgGAGGGCCCATTTATTTACCTGGTAGTTAAATTCACTCATCGGTCGCAGTCATCCCTGATTATAGGGGAGAACATGCACACCAGAGGAGTAACTGGCCAAGGTTTAAGACTTCTGGTTAAGACCACAGGCTTTGACCCCTTAACCTTTGACCCCCTAACCTTTGACCTTAACATAACAGGTCTGTTTCAGTATTGCAGGTTTGGGGTGTTTTGCAGAGTGTGTATGGGGCACATGAAGCTGAGCTCATGACTTACTGTATGTTTGTAGTGTTGTCTTTATCTTTAGTGGCAGAGTCCAACACCCCGACTCCTGGCACACACGAAAGTCCTGGGCCCACAGATACATCCATGACCCCAGGAGATAGATCCACCACCATCTTATCCACAAAGACCGCAGTCTCCACTGAACCCAGctccaccaccacagaccgaGCCACCACCACCCAAGACCCCTCAACTGTCCTCCCTAGCACTGATGGCACCTCACCCACAACAGCAGCCGTCTCTACAACTAAAGAGGCCTCTACTACGACAGACCTGACCTCAACTTCTGATACGACAGAGTCTACGGGAGCAGTCGGCACCACTGCGACAGAAACAAGAACTATCCCGTCGGTCAGCACAGCAGAGATGACTTCCTCCCACAAGACCTCGGCGTACACTGTCACGTCCCCTGAGTCGACGGGTAAAGACAGTCAATCTACAGACAGTGGCATGACAACACCCACCACCACACCTGCCCTTAGCAGAGgggtctctctgtctaccacggAACATGCCGGAACCTCCTCCTCTGTCACCACTGAGACAGGACGTACCTCAAACACAACTCCAGACATTGTCCCAACCAGCAGTACCAAAGAGCCAGGCAcacatgaaacaacagccatcaatgcagctaccacagatacaggtaccaaagACAGTGAGACCACAGGTACAGGGATCACAAAGTTCACCATCCCACCAACTGGTCAGACCTCTCTCCCAGTAACAGAGGGTAGTACCCTGTCTTCAACACGCCCCTCCTCCACTACAAAGGGATCTGAGACCTCTCTCCCAGTAACAGAGGGTAGTACCCTGTCTTCAATACGCCCCTCCTCCACTACAAAGGGCTCTGAGACCTCTCTCCCGGTAACAGAGGGTAGTACCCTGTCTTCAACACGCCCCTCCTCCACTACAAAGGGATCTGAGACCTCTCTCCCAGTAACAGAGGGTAGTACCCTGTCTTCAACACGCCCCTCCTCCACTACAAAGGGCCCTGAGACCTCTCTCCCAGTAACAGAGGGTAGTACCCTGTCTTCAACACGCCCCTCCTCCACTACAAAGGGCCATGAGACCTCTCTCCCAGTAACAGAGGGTAGTACCCTGTCTTCAACACGCCCCTCCTCCACTACAAAGGGCCCTGAGACCTCTCTTCCAGTAACAGAGGGTAGTACCCTGTCTTCAACACGCCCCTCCGCCACTACAAAGGGCCCTGAGAcctctctcccagtatcacataGTACCTCGCTCGCTACCTCGACCACCGCCAATACAGAAGGCTCCCAGGTCCCCACTACAAAGGGCCCTGAGACCTCTCTCCCAGTGACCGATGGCGCCACGTCCTCAACCCCCACAGCTACCATTACAGGGAGCCCTCATACAGACAAAACCACTGGAACAGAGGGGACTACCGATTCTACAACCACAGCTGACACTCCAGCCTTGCCCCCCACCTCCGGCTCTTCCTCCAGCCCACCCTCTCCAGGCTCAACCCAAACCCCAGGCAGCAGCACTGAGGCCCCCATagacacctccaccaccaccacttccCCCTCACCCACCATCACACCTACAGGAGGTATGCTTTAAAATGTAATTGCCCGTGTCATATGTTGTAAACATGATTGTGTCTGGGTAATGTCTGAAGGAGGACTAAATATAATGCCGCAAACTGATTAAAAACAAAGATATTATCTTCACTGTGAGATGTTAATCCATGTTGAAACTTCCTTTCTAATTTCATCTTTGTTTTGTCTTCTTTCCTTCTTTTTCTTTTTACCACAGAAACCCCTGGACAACCAACTAGCAAAACTAGTGAGAGCCCACTTCCTCCTTTCCACACCTCCACCTCCCCTACCGGTGGAATCACCACCCAGCCAGAGTCAGCCATCACTGCTACCACATCCCTGCCACCACCCATCCCCATAGTGTGTCCCTCCACTCCCTGTCCGTATGATAGCATCTGTCTCAATGGCACCTGCCAGTGTGTGTCTGGGACCTTCCTCTTAGAGGGCCGCTGTGTACAAGGTTAGTGCTAGTTGTTAGTGTTATAATGAAGACAATGATGGTGCTGATGCCGAGGATGATGATGAAAATATTAATATTGATAAACGACTCCTTTTTTTGACTCCTTTTTCCCCCCTTTCATTTTCAGCCCAAGTGTTCTCTGGAGACCTGCATCTCAACCAGACATTTCAGGCTGAAATGAGCAACCGGTCATCAGGGATATTTCGGCAAACAGCAGCCAGGATCTCAGAGGCAGTAGGTCCCTGAGTCACAGAGCCCTGTAGCTGCAGTGTGTTGTCCTCTCAGAGCTACAGAGCGGGACAATAATCCTCTCTTATCTTATTTTTAGCTGAGAAGAGCCTTGGAAAACGAGTCTGGATACAGCCAGACTGATGTCGTGCTGTTGAGGTAAGATTCTCCAAGCTACATTGTCAAGAATGGTTGTTATCCAATGTACAgtatatcccactgggcacagatgtaacGTCAACATCTTTCCCACGTTGGTTCGGCGTACTTTCATTGAGATAACGTgggaacaacgttgattcaacccgtgtgtgcccagtgggatttgTTGTGATGACCAGGACATTGGTTTGACCATACATTTTATCAGCTGGTTTATTATAATGCTGATTACGTATGGTCTTTGTGACCCTACAGGCAAGGCAGTGTGATAGCGACCGTGAACAACGTGTTTAAACTAGGCTCCAGTGCCACCCAGACTTCGACCAATGGCGCTATAGAGAGAGCCATACAAGCCTGTGGGACGACATGTGAGAGTATACTGGAAAGAGCTACATTTACGGGTGGGTACTGTGCATTACTTCTTCAACCTGTGTAGAAGGAGTGACCAGCAGGGAGATTCTTACTACCTGAGAGCTTGAACCATACTTTCTACTCATAGAAAATAATAGATAGATAGGTACTTTATTACACCAGAGaatgtcatgtcaaacaacagtAGACAAAAATACTGACATTCTCCTACTCTGTAGCTATTAAAAAGTCCCATAGACATTGGAATAGCGTTACATAGTGTCACTATCCTGACTGGTGTGTCCCTATCCTTTTCCCAGCCACTGACCTATGTGATCAGGCCCCCCTACCGTGTGATGTCCACTCTACTACGTGCAAATACAAAAAAGACGGAGTGACCAGATGCTTCTGTAAGGCTGGCTACATCAACAGCTTCTACTCAAACCAAAGCTGCACAGGTGAGTACAAACCTGTCTCTAATGGTTTTATGCTCATTAAAAGGTCATTCAAGATTAGTAATTCAAGATTCAAGTCGGTGATTATATGTTTTAGTAGTCTTTGTGGTTGTACGTACTGAGTGCATTGAAAAAaaacttgctttgacaatgttaacatatgtttcccatgccaataaagcccttaaattgaacattgaaattgaaattgagacagagagagagagagggtcaagtGCTGTGTAGACGTTTCTCCTCTCTGATCCATGGCACTATATATCTCTTTAATGTATTCGTCTGCAAAGGGGGCCGTTGCCCTGGAAACCAGTTGAAGAATCATGGTCGCTATCTGCCGAGCCAGGGGCTGGATTACTTTTGTCCAGCAGAGAAGTTATGGGATGGGGAGAACTACTAAACATAGATGACTCTGCTCCCCACAGCCCCCATGTTAAACTACACATACTGTATAGCCTGTTCCTCAAATCTAAAATTGTACGCACTGATGTTACAACATACATCAACTTCTCTTAGAAGCAAGTGTTTATTATGTGGCTTATTGAGCAAACATTGGCGAGCTTCACCTGTTCTCTCCTGTGATAGCGGAGCTACAGTACACAGAGTGGCTGTTAAGATCACAGTGTTCCCATGTTAGTTCCTCTCTGTGAAACGGTGACATCACTGTCTCCATAGAGATCCGATAATTCACATGGTTCTGTGTGTAATTCAATGGCTGTCTCTCACCTATGTTTCCTCTTTCTCCATAGCCTGTCCCAGTGGTCAAAGGTCAGAGGGAGACACATGTGTGCCGTGAGTATTTTAATCTAATATATTTTTGTTTGGTTGAGACAGGCGGAGATCCCCTTTTGATATTGCATTAAAGCATTGTAGATAGCTGCAAGTAAGTAGCGCCCCCTTGTGTCCTCACTGTGTAATTGCACCAGGAACTACTGTCACCTAAGACAATGTATTGTGGTTAGATATGAAATGTGTATCATGTTTGCTATTATTGCTCTATTCCAGATGCCCGTTTGGCTACGCTGGATTCAACtgcactgactgtaagttgcACTAAAGCTCCTCTTTCTTAACCAAATGGCTCCAGAGATTTGATAAAAGTTAGTGGGGTGTTTGTATATCTGAAGTGTGTtcatgtatctctctctgtgtagcgGCTCTGTTGGCAGTGGTGGTCATCGCCTGTGTACTGGGGGGAGTCCTTCTCATCATGCTGCTGGCCTTGTTTGCATATTGCTGTTGGTAAGAATataacaccctcctctccctccactcctctcccttctatcctctcccctcctctcatcccctgtcCCTTCtttactctccctcctctcctctcctgtcccttctctcctctccctcctctcctctcagtcctctcccttctctcctctccctcctctcctctcagtcctctccctcctctcctctcagtcctctctgtcctctcccttctctcctctcctgtcctttctcccctctcccttctctcctctcccttctcccctctcccttctctcctctcccttctctcctctcctgccaaGCCCTAACCTCCATTCACACTGCCCCTCATCAGAGGCCTACCACCTTCCTCTAACCATTACTCTGTCAAGTCTTAGCTGCACCCCTGGCTCTACACCGACCCTACAAGATATTGGAGTTATTTCTCTCACCAGAGTGTATCATCAGAGAAACTTACCGATATAGGGCTGTGCATTTACATTGTCCTACCTGTGTGTCTCGGAGGTACCGGTCGCAGTCAGTGAAGAAGCCTTCAGCAGAGTT
The sequence above is a segment of the Salvelinus alpinus chromosome 1, SLU_Salpinus.1, whole genome shotgun sequence genome. Coding sequences within it:
- the LOC139579233 gene encoding uncharacterized protein isoform X2; its protein translation is MTLFCHQLFILWIVVTVLSLSLVAESNTPTPGTHESPGPTDTSMTPGDRSTTILSTKTAVSTEPSSTTTDRATTTQDPSTVLPSTDGTSPTTAAVSTTKEASTTTDLTSTSDTTESTGAVGTTATETRTIPSVSTAEMTSSHKTSAYTVTSPESTGKDSQSTDSGMTTPTTTPALSRGVSLSTTEHAGTSSSVTTETGRTSNTTPDIVPTSSTKEPGTHETTAINAATTDTGTKDSETTGTGITKFTIPPTGQTSLPVTEGSTLSSTRPSSTTKGSETSLPVTEGSTLSSIRPSSTTKGSETSLPVTEGSTLSSTRPSSTTKGSETSLPVTEGSTLSSTRPSSTTKGPETSLPVTEGSTLSSTRPSSTTKGHETSLPVTEGSTLSSTRPSSTTKGPETSLPVTEGSTLSSTRPSATTKGPETSLPVSHSTSLATSTTANTEGSQVPTTKGPETSLPVTDGATSSTPTATITGSPHTDKTTGTEGTTDSTTTADTPALPPTSGSSSSPPSPGSTQTPGSSTEAPIDTSTTTTSPSPTITPTGETPGQPTSKTSESPLPPFHTSTSPTGGITTQPESAITATTSLPPPIPIVCPSTPCPYDSICLNGTCQCVSGTFLLEGRCVQAQVFSGDLHLNQTFQAEMSNRSSGIFRQTAARISEALRRALENESGYSQTDVVLLRQGSVIATVNNVFKLGSSATQTSTNGAIERAIQACGTTCESILERATFTATDLCDQAPLPCDVHSTTCKYKKDGVTRCFCKAGYINSFYSNQSCTACPSGQRSEGDTCVPCPFGYAGFNCTDSALLAVVVIACVLGGVLLIMLLALFAYCCWYRSQSVKKPSAEFSSPYPVENFQGPWSTTQGITPIPRASTNWASAPMEMTEGGSTHHLVDMKPHTNGATGSYDLTSDSMNTFKGKNQSRYSYLVQGHENPYFIPADDRRPV
- the LOC139579233 gene encoding uncharacterized protein isoform X1 gives rise to the protein MTLFCHQLFILWIVVTVLSLSLVAESNTPTPGTHESPGPTDTSMTPGDRSTTILSTKTAVSTEPSSTTTDRATTTQDPSTVLPSTDGTSPTTAAVSTTKEASTTTDLTSTSDTTESTGAVGTTATETRTIPSVSTAEMTSSHKTSAYTVTSPESTGKDSQSTDSGMTTPTTTPALSRGVSLSTTEHAGTSSSVTTETGRTSNTTPDIVPTSSTKEPGTHETTAINAATTDTGTKDSETTGTGITKFTIPPTGQTSLPVTEGSTLSSTRPSSTTKGSETSLPVTEGSTLSSIRPSSTTKGSETSLPVTEGSTLSSTRPSSTTKGSETSLPVTEGSTLSSTRPSSTTKGPETSLPVTEGSTLSSTRPSSTTKGHETSLPVTEGSTLSSTRPSSTTKGPETSLPVTEGSTLSSTRPSATTKGPETSLPVSHSTSLATSTTANTEGSQVPTTKGPETSLPVTDGATSSTPTATITGSPHTDKTTGTEGTTDSTTTADTPALPPTSGSSSSPPSPGSTQTPGSSTEAPIDTSTTTTSPSPTITPTGETPGQPTSKTSESPLPPFHTSTSPTGGITTQPESAITATTSLPPPIPIVCPSTPCPYDSICLNGTCQCVSGTFLLEGRCVQAQVFSGDLHLNQTFQAEMSNRSSGIFRQTAARISEALRRALENESGYSQTDVVLLRQGSVIATVNNVFKLGSSATQTSTNGAIERAIQACGTTCESILERATFTATDLCDQAPLPCDVHSTTCKYKKDGVTRCFCKAGYINSFYSNQSCTACPSGQRSEGDTCVPCPFGYAGFNCTDSALLAVVVIACVLGGVLLIMLLALFAYCCWYRSQSVKKPSAEFSSPYPVENFQGPWSTTQGITPIPRASTNWASAPMEMTEGGSTHHLVDMKPHTNGAGFHILPKRGKKTGSYDLTSDSMNTFKGKNQSRYSYLVQGHENPYFIPADDRRPV